GCGACACGTTGGCGACAACGTCACGCCGCCCGCGTAACGACACGCAGCGGCGCGCAAGCGCGGCGCGATGCGGCGGCGACAACTGCCCCGGCACGCCGACCACCACTGCACACGCTCGTGATGGCCAGCAGGGGCGGGTCCCCCTAGCCTCCCCGGTGGCCGGCCCTAATACATGTGCTGCCCGCCGTTGATCGACATCGTGGCGCCGGTGACGAAGCCGGCATCCTCGGCCACGAGGAACACGACGCCGCGGGCGATCTCCTCGGCCTTGCCGAGGCGGCCGGCCGGGATCTTGGCGATGATCTTTTCGAGCACCGGCGGCGGCACGGCGGCCACCATGTCCGTGTCGATGTAGCCCGGCGCGATCGCGTTCACGGTGATCCCGTGGCGCGCGCCCTCCTGGGCGAGGGCCTTCGTGAAGCCGTGGATGCCGCTCTTGGCGGCGGCGTAGTTCACCTGCCCGTACTGCCCGGCCTGCCCGTTGATCGAGCCGATGTTCACGATCCGGCCGAACTTGCGCTCGACCATCGCCGGGAAGGCGGCCTTGGCCATGTTGAAGCACGAGCCGAGGTTGGTGGCGATGACGGTCGACCAGTCCTCGGCGGACATCTTCATCAACGTGCCGTCGCGCGTGATGCCGGCGTTGTTCACGACGATGTCGACCGGTCCGAGGTCGGCGGCGACCTTCGCCATGCCGGCTTGGCAGGCCTCGTAGTCCGCCACGTCCCACTTGTACGTGGCGATGCCGGTCTCGGCCGTGAACGCGGCGGCGGCCGCATCGTTGCCGTGATACACGGCCGCCACGGTGTGTCCGGCCTCCTTCAACGCCACGCTGATCGCGCGCCCGATCCCGCGCGTCCCTCCGGTCACAACCGCCACCCGGCCCACAGCCACCTCCTGTCGCGAACGACGTCGTCATGCGTGCGATGCCGGGTCCCCACCCGGCGCGACGACGTTACCAGGGGGGCGGCGGGGTGTCAATCGACGATTTCACCGGGTTGGCGAGCGTCCGGCACGTCGCGCCGGGCCGACGGCAGTGCGTGTGGCGTCACGTCAGATGCCGGCGCCACGCCAAAGTGCGCTATGCTGCAATGCGCACACGCGTTCACCGGTGCACACGAGGAGCAGAGAACCATGGGCAAAGCCACGCCGACCACCAAGGAAACCAAGAAGCAGCCAGCGCTGACCGCCAAGGAAAAGAAGGCCGCCAAGCTGGCCAAGAAGAACGGGCTCGCTGCTGCGCCGGTGCTTCCACGCCAAGGGTAGACTTGCCGTGTCCGAGACGATCGCGACGGGGACCCCTACAGGGACGACGACCATGACCACGGTCCAGGTCAACGGCACCCCCGTCCCCCACCACCCCGGCGATACGCTCGACGCCCTCCTCGCCACCCTCGTCACCGGCGCCGACCCCGCCCGCCCCGGCATCGCCGTCGCCGTCAACGACCGCGTCGTGCCGCGTTCGGCGTGGGCCACGACGCACCTTGCGCCGGACGACCGCGTCGAGGTGCTGCACGCGATCGCGGGCGGCTGATGACGGGTTCGTCCATGGCGCCGACGGCGGCGACCGCTTTCGACGTCGATCCCCTCGTCATCGCCGGCAGGACCTTCACCTCCCGCCTGCTCATCGGCACGTCGCGCTACCCCAACCAGCAGGTCATGCTGGATGCGATTGCAGCGAGCGGCGCCGAGATCGTCACGGTGTCCATGCGGCGCGTGAAGGTGGATGGCGGCGGCGAGGGGTTGTTCGACGTCCTCGGCGGGCGCTACCACCTCCTGCCGAACACCGCCGGCTGCTACACGGCGCGCGAGGCCGTCCTAACGGCACAGCTCGCACGTGAAGCGCTCGGCACGAACTGGGTGAAGCTCGAGGTCATCGGCGACGACGAGACGCTGTTCCCGGACGTCGAGCAGCTGCTCCAGGCGGCGGCCGAACTCGTCCGCGACGGCTTCATCGTCCTGCCGTACTGCAACGACGACCCCGTGACGTGCCGCAAGCTGGCCGATCTGGGCTGCGCCGCCGTCATGCCCCTTGGCGCGCCGATCGGGAGCGGGATGGGGCTGACCAACCCGTACAACCTCCGGATCATCCGCGAGCTGCTCGACGTGCCGCTCATCGTCGACGCCGGCGTCGGCACGGCGTCCGACGCGGCGTTGGCGATGGAACTCGGCTACGACGGCATCCTGCTGAACAGCGCCGTCGCCGGCGCGCGCGATCCGGTGGCGATGGCGCATGCCATGCGCCTCGCGCTTGAGGCGGGGCGGCTGGCGCACGGGGCGGGGCGGATTCCGCGGCGGTTGTATGCGAAGGCGTCCAGTCCGTTGGAGGGGATGCTGGACGTGGGGTAGCAGCGGGCGGCGGCGAGAGGCGGAGGGCCTGCGGGCGATGCGTTCGCATCGCCCCTACGAATATACCGATTCCTTGGCGTAAACTGTCGGCGCGGCTCGTACAACCGCACCCCCGCCCAGGAGGCCCACCATGATGCAACGCCTGTCCAACAGCTGGCAGCTCGTCAAGGCCAGCGCGGCCGTGCTGCGGGCCGACAAGGAGCTGCTCGTCTTTCCGGTCGTCTCGAGCATCGCGGCGCTCATCGTCTCCGCCAGCTTCTTCGTGCCGGCCTGGCTCACCGGGTTCGGGCAGCAGGTGATGGAGCGGAACGCCGATCGCAGCATCGGCGGCTACGTCTTCCTCTTCGCCTTTTACCTCGTGCAGTATGTCGTGATCTTCTACTTCAACTCGGCCCTCGTCGGCGCGGCGATGATCCGCCTCGACGGGGGCGATCCGACCGTGTCGGACGGCTTCCGCGTGGCCAACAGCCACCTTGCCCACATCCTGGGCTACGCCGCGATGGCGGCGACGGTCGGCGTGGCGCTCAAGGTGCTGGCCGATCGCGGCGGGCGCGCCGGACAGACGATCTCGCGCTTTGGCGGCCTTGGCTGGACGATCGCGACCGCGCTCGTCGTGCCCGTCCTGGTGAACGAGGGCCTCGGCCCGATGGCCGCGGTGAAGCGCAGCACGGCACTGCTCAAGCAGACGTGGGGCGAGCAGCTGGCGGGCGGACTGGGCATGGGCTTCGTTTTCGGGCTGGCCTACCTGGTGACGATCCCGATCGGCGTGATCGCGATCATCGGTGCCGCCGCCACGGAGTCGGTGGTGATGATCATCGCCGCCGTCGTGATCTTCGTGCTGGCGATCCTCCTCATCGGCTTGGTCCAGGGCGCGCTGCAGGGCATCTACACCGCCGCCGTCTACCGCTACGCCGAGGGCCAGCGCGTCGGCGGCTACTTCCCGCCGGACCTCGTGGCCGCCGCGTTCCGTGCCAAGTAGCTCGACCGAACGTCGTTCGACTTCGCCGCTGCCGACACCCCCGCTGCTCGTCCTCACCGATCGGCGCGCGTCGGTCCTGCCGCTGCGCGCCGTCGTCGCGGCGGCCCTCGCGGGCGGCTGCCGCTGGTTCGCCGTGCGGGAGAAGGACCTTGCGCCCGATGGCTTGGCCGACCTCGTCGCCGACGTCGTCGCGCTGGCGAAGCCGTACGGCGCCACCGTCCTCGTCGCCGGCGTCGCCGACGCCGCTGCCGCCGCGCGCATCGCCCGCACATCCGCCGCCAACGGTGTCCACCTCCCGCGCGACGGCGACGTCGCCGCAGCCCGAACGGCGCTCGGTCCGAACGCCCTCGTCGGCCTGAGCGCGCACGATCTGCGCGAGGTAGAACGGGCCGCCGCGGCCGGCGCCGACTACGTGACGCTCAGCCCGGTGTTCGCCTCGGCCAGCAAGCCGGGGTACGGACCGGCGCTCGGGCGCGCACGATTGGAGGCGGTTGCCCGGGCCACCGACGTGCCCGTCCTCGCCCTCGGCGGCATCGCGACCCGCGACGATGTCGCGGCGTGCCGGACGGCAGGCGCCGCGGGTGTGGTGGTCATGGGCGCGGTGGCGCGTGCCGGGGATCCGAGGTCGGTGGTGACGGAGCTGATCGAGGGCTGGTCAGCGTAGCGTCAGCTCCCGCACGTGGATGTGCGCCTCGTCCTCGAGGTCGTCCTGGTGGATCGTCAGCTTCAGCCGCGACACCGCGGCCGGCCCCGCATCGAATGCGAGGTCCCCGTGCGCGTCGCCGTCCGGGACGTCGGTCACCGTCTGCGCATAGGTCACCGGCTCGTCGGCGTCCGGGGCGAAGAGGTCGGCCGTCCAGGTGAACGGCATGTGGGCGAAGTGGGCGGCGATACCGGTCAAGGCAC
The window above is part of the Candidatus Avedoeria danica genome. Proteins encoded here:
- the phbB gene encoding acetoacetyl-CoA reductase, translating into MGRVAVVTGGTRGIGRAISVALKEAGHTVAAVYHGNDAAAAAFTAETGIATYKWDVADYEACQAGMAKVAADLGPVDIVVNNAGITRDGTLMKMSAEDWSTVIATNLGSCFNMAKAAFPAMVERKFGRIVNIGSINGQAGQYGQVNYAAAKSGIHGFTKALAQEGARHGITVNAIAPGYIDTDMVAAVPPPVLEKIIAKIPAGRLGKAEEIARGVVFLVAEDAGFVTGATMSINGGQHMY
- the thiS gene encoding sulfur carrier protein ThiS, which gives rise to MTTVQVNGTPVPHHPGDTLDALLATLVTGADPARPGIAVAVNDRVVPRSAWATTHLAPDDRVEVLHAIAGG
- a CDS encoding thiazole synthase codes for the protein MAPTAATAFDVDPLVIAGRTFTSRLLIGTSRYPNQQVMLDAIAASGAEIVTVSMRRVKVDGGGEGLFDVLGGRYHLLPNTAGCYTAREAVLTAQLAREALGTNWVKLEVIGDDETLFPDVEQLLQAAAELVRDGFIVLPYCNDDPVTCRKLADLGCAAVMPLGAPIGSGMGLTNPYNLRIIRELLDVPLIVDAGVGTASDAALAMELGYDGILLNSAVAGARDPVAMAHAMRLALEAGRLAHGAGRIPRRLYAKASSPLEGMLDVG
- a CDS encoding thiamine phosphate synthase → MPTPPLLVLTDRRASVLPLRAVVAAALAGGCRWFAVREKDLAPDGLADLVADVVALAKPYGATVLVAGVADAAAAARIARTSAANGVHLPRDGDVAAARTALGPNALVGLSAHDLREVERAAAAGADYVTLSPVFASASKPGYGPALGRARLEAVARATDVPVLALGGIATRDDVAACRTAGAAGVVVMGAVARAGDPRSVVTELIEGWSA